Part of the Quercus robur chromosome 5, dhQueRobu3.1, whole genome shotgun sequence genome, GCTAATTCAGGAATTAGGTGCTCGATTTGTAATGTGCAGCTAGGTGCCACAGCCGGTGGACGCACTACTGTCTATGAAGATGAGGGTTAGTGAAACCCTTCGTGGTTATGCTAGTCGGTATTGGGAGCTTTACAATGAAATTGGTAGGGGCAACAAAAAGATTACAGTAAGCACTTTTAAGATGGGGCTGCCTGAGGACTCCGAACTACGGGAATCATTAACGAAGAGGCCTCCcaaggatatgaggcaactcaTGAGGCATATTAAAGAGTATAAATGCCTCGAGGATGATCAGCTATAGGGTAAGGGTAAGGCCTCGCTATTAAATCTTCCTTGGCAGGGTGTTTTTCCGCCAAGACCCCGGAAGGATTTGAGAATGTAGGAACCAGAGGCACAATTGGGGGAAGTGAACGTGGCATTCAAGGAGCTGATGCATAAGATCGTAGATCGGATTAAGAAAGAATcgttcttcagatggccgaacaagatggggggagacccatctcggaggaatcAGAACTTGTATTATACCTATCACAGAGATAAAGGGCATACAACCGAGCAGTGCCCAGTGTTGAAAGATCATTTAGGGCAGCTGGTGAAGGCAGGGTACTTGAAGGAGTTCGTGACGGATTCTGGGAACCGAGGTGCTGGGCAAGGTGCCTCATTGAGAGGAAATCCCCTCCCACCGTTGCTGGGAGTGATTGAAGTCATCCATGTTGCGCCAAAGAATTTGGCAGTGACTGGGAAGGGGGTGCTGACTGTCGCACCTGTAGAGAAATACTTAGACGAGCAACCTCtcgaaaagaaaatgagatttgCTCGGGGACCTTTTGCTTTCGATGATAGCAATCTAGAAGGGACGATTAAGCCGCATGATGATGCATTGGTGGTGACGACTCGAATAAGTGGTTTCCTAGTAAAGAGGGTGATAATAGATTAGGGGAGTAGGGCTGAcgtaatgtaccccgacctgtTTAAGGAGCTCGGGCTTAGAAGGGAGGACCTCTCAAAGTATGATACACCTTTGGTTGGGTTTGATGGCAAAATGGTTATTCCTCAGGGGCAAATCTCCTTTCCCATGAATATGGAAGGTAAGGAGGTAGGTGCAATGTTTATTGTGGTAAGCTCGTTTTCTTCTTATACAACGATTTTTggaaggccgtggattcacgcaaTGGGGGCTGTTCCATCCACCTTGCATGTGAATGTTAAATTTCCTACCGAGCAGGGCGCAGCTGTAGTCAGAGGAAGCCAACAAGTGGTGAGGCAATGCCTAGTTGCCGCAGTTGATAGGAAGAGTGAGCAAGCTAAGGAGAAGGAAATCGCTGAGGAGGCACCTTTATAGCAATTACAAGAGCCCCGAAAGGGAATGGGAGCTAGTTGTGCCGAGGAACCACTCAAAATTAAGATATTACTAGATGTTGATAGGTATTTCCAAATAGGAGTGAGTTTGAAGGACAAAGATAAGGTGGGAATATTGCTATTCCTTATTCAGAATGTAGACGTCTTCGCTTAGAGCCCGTATGAGGTGCCCGGGGTGGATCCTGAGCTCATAGTCCATAGTCTCAATATGGACCCATCGTTTCCTCCTAAGAAACAGAAGTCGAGAAGGTTAGCCAAGAAGCATGTTGAGAAAGTTAAGTTGGAGGTTAATAGGTTAAGAGAAGCTGGGGCGataagagagattttctttCCGGAATAGTTAGCCAACACGGTcatggtgaagaagaagaatggtaaatggagggtttgtgtagacttcacagatCTGAACCAAGCATGCCTAAAGGATCCGTTTCCTGTGCCAAAGATCGATCAGTTGGTAGACGCCACATACAGACACCCgaggatgagtttcttggatgcctttTAGGGGTATCATTAGATTTCCATGGCAATcgaggaccgagaaaagacaACATTCATTTCCTCAGAAGCCAATTATCACTATACTGTAATGCATTTTGGGCTAAAAAACGCCAGGGCCACTTACCAACAGatgatgacgagaatgttcCGAGATAAAATAGGGCGTATGGTTGAGGTGTACATCGATGACATGGTAGTAAAAAGCAAGCAAGAATTACAGCATGTGGAGGATCTCTAGGACGTGTTTGAAATACTCCGGCAACATAAGTTGCGCCTTAATGCGGAGAAGTGTCTTTTCGGGGTGGGGGTTGGTAAATTCCTAGCATATCTGATTACTAATCAGGGAATAGAGGTCAACCACGACCAGATTGAAGCCGTGAAACTTCTCAAGTCACCGAGCAATCCGAAAGAAATGCAGGTATTGACCAGGATGCTAGCTGCCCTCAACCGATTTATTTCCAAATTCGTTGACCGCTGCTGACCATTCTACCAACTTCTaaagaagtggaagggattcCAGTGAGGAATGTGAAAAAGCCTTCCAAGACTTAAAGGAGTATTTAATGCCGGCACCTATGTTGACAGCCCCGGAACCCAGGGAGGACTTGTTCATGTACCTCTTGGTGTTCGATCACGTTGTAAGTGCCGTCCTTCTGAGGGACTGAGGAATGCAGAAGCCCATATATTATATTAGCAAAACCTTGGTCGATGCTGAGGAGAGGTACCTGCCTATGGAAAAGTTAGTGTTGGCATTAATTTATGACACAAGAAAGCTgtctcattactttcaggctcaTACAGTATACGTATTAACCAAATACCCTCTGCAATCATTGTTGAAAATATCTGACTTCACAGGACGGATAGCTAAATGGGGGACCAGGCTCGGAGCCTTTGACATAAGGTATAAGCCACGAAGTTCGGTGAAAGGGCAGGTGTTGGCCGATTTTGTGGTAGAATTTTCTCCTAGGAACAAAGGGGAAATGGTTTGCCATGTGGAAAGCCATCCATGGAGGATGTTTATGGACGGTGCATCAAGCGCCATGAGGGTTGGTGCTAGGATTGTCATAATTACTCCAGAAGGAATACAGTTGGAGCATTCTTTTAGATTGGGATTTAGAGCCTCTAATAACGAGGCAGAGTACGAGGCCTTACTTGCCAGGTTGAGGACCGTTCTAGGTATGGGTACTTGAGACGTAGAGATTCATTTAGATTCACGACTGGTGGTTAGCTAGGTACAAGGCAGTTTTGAAGCCCGAGATTTTCAAATGAGAGAATACTTATAGGTGGTGAAGCAAGTTATGGGTAAGTTCTGTATAGTAAAGGTGACCCAAGTGGCCTAAGGGCAAAACAGACACGCTGATTCTCTGGCTATGCTAGCTTTAGCAATGATTGAGGATGTTCCTCGGTTAATCAAATTGGAGCTCATAACGAAACCAAGCATTAGTACCACAATTGATGTCGATATCACCGGGGTTGGTGTTACAGTGATTTCAACAATCGAGTCATGATGGATGGACCCGATCATTGACTTCTTAGTTGAGGATCGTGTCCCAGATGACGAAAAAGAGGCTAACAAGGTTCGCCGAATAGCCTGTCAGTACCGGTTGTCGGTGGATAGGAAGCTATATCGGAGGTCCTTTAGAGGGCTATACCTTTTGTGCTTACACCCCAGGAAAGTAAATGGACTCTTGGCCGAGTTACGTGATGGGGTGTACGACAGTTATGTGGGGGGACACTCATTAGCTTACCGGGCAATGACTTAAGgattttggtggccacagatgtaGAAGGATGTGGTAGAATATGTACGTAAGTGTGAGTGGTGCCAAAAGCATGCTCCCTTGATCCACCAGCTAGCAGGGCATCTGAATCGGATTAGCAGCCTTTGGCcttttgcacaatgggggctggaTATTATCGGCCCATTTCCCCGGGCGATGGGCAAACGAAGGTTTGTTCTTGTGGCTgttgattacttcaccaagtggacAGAGGCAGAGGCGTTAGCCAACATTCGAAATGTGGATGTTGAGAAGTTCGTGTGGAAGAATATGGTCATTAGATTTGGGGTGCTAGACTCGCTTATATCTGACAATAGGTTGCAGTTTGACAGCAGGGACTTCTGTGAGTTTTGCAGTGatctcggcatcaagaacagaTACTCTACCCTAGCCTATCCTCAAGGCAATGGATAGGCTGAAGCCATTAACAAGACAATTGTGAATGGGTTGAAGAAAAGATTGGACGGCGCGAAGTGTAAGTGGGCCGAGGAGTTGCCCAGTGTTTTATGGGCATACCGAACAACGCCTAGAAGATCTACAGTAGAAACTCTGTTTTCTTTAATGTACAGGACATAAGTTGTGATACCGGCCGGAGTAAATCTATGTAGTGCACGGGTCGAAGAATTTAATCTTGCCTAAAATGAGGGAATGATGGTGGAGCGTCTGGATTTGCTGGAGGAATACCGAGAAGCGGCAATCATATAGCTTGCTGAGTATTAGCAGGAGCTAGCTTGTCGTTACAACCGGGATGTGAAGACAAGGGAATTCGGTGCTGAGGACTTGGTGCTACAGAAAGCAGTAGGGAACATGCGAGATACAAATGCTGGAAAACTGGCCCATACTTGGGAAGGGCCTTATAGAATCACTGCTATCGCGGGCGCGGAATCgtactacttggaggacctaGACGAGAGGCCACTTCCTCGACTGTGGAATGTCCATAACTTGAAGAAGTTTTATCATTAATCATTTGTACACAGGAATGTAGATTTAGTGTAATCTTGTACATATGCTTTAACTAATATGAAGTTGATATTTATCCACATAGGTGCATTTAATTCCATTACCGTTAATTCATCTAGAGGCGCTGTTGGTCAGTAAATATAAAGAGAGTTATGGAACTGGGACAGCTTGTTttcttaaggacagaaacctgctCCTCGGTTCGATCACTCTCactgagcaggtggaaaccttacactAAACTCTTAAGGACTGAAGCCTACTCCTCGGTTCGATTATTATCACCGAACAGGTAGAAACCTTATGCCATAAATCTCTCTAAGGAGAGAAGTCTGCTCCTTGGTTCGATCACTCTCACTGAGCCGGTGAAAACCTTACACTAAACtcttaaggacagaagcctCTTCCTCAATTCGATCGTTATCAccaagcaggtggaaaccttacaccAAAAATCTCTTTAAGGATAGAAGCCTATTCCTCAGTTCGATCACTCTCACTAAGCAGGTGGAAATCTTACACCAAAAATCTCTCTAAGGAAAGAAGCCTGTTCCTCAGTTCGATCATTCTCAccgagtaggtggaaaccttacgcCAAAAATCTAGGGAGAGAAGCCTGCTTCTTGGTTCGATCTTTGTCACCAAGCAGTGGAAACCTTATACGAAAAATCTCTCTAAGGATAGACACCTATCCCTATTCTGATCCTCATCACTTGACAGAAggaaaattattctaaaaaattagttaaGTATAGAAGGATCAATGCATGCCGAATCCTATTATTACCGAGCTAATTCCTTCTAGATACAAGTGATACCATCCAGGGTAATCCGGGTACTTTACATGGCCAGCAACCGCATGGCCTTTTGTAAGCAAAGAAGAAAGCAGTTTAGAATACGGGCATGAAACAATCAAAGAACTCAACTGTGAAGGTAGTAGCAAACATTCATAGATGTAATTAAAGCCAACatacaaaaaccaaaccaatgTTTTGTTACCGTAACTCGGTAactataagaaaattaaatccgagaaaaataattgttttgtcACCACAGTCCAGCGATGTAGGCAAACTTGTtgaaaaggaagaaattaaacaaaagaaaagtagatAGAAGAAAACCGGTTTGGCAATTAACTTGTAGGGTCTGCGGGCTGGAAATGGGTGACGTCTGCGGGAGGCTGCTGAGTTACTAGGGGTGGCTAATCACTAGCATGAGGGATGTTGGTGGCTTCTAGGTCAACTGGCTCCGTGTGGGAGTCAATTGCCTCCACCAACTCCTTCATGCTAGTGGTCTCTTCCTCGTCAATTGCCCCAAGGGGGTTCTACTCGGCAGTAGGGAGATTCGAGAAAGGTTTTTAATTGGGATTCCTTAAAGGAGAATCCTTGGGGACCCCAATGGCCTGTAGAGCAGCCAACCACCCTTTCTCAAACCTGAGCTTTTGGGCTTGACGGACTACCGGCTCTGCAGAATTCTCGGCATTAGCGAAGCCTTTGTTGTACCACTTGTTTTCGCAAGCTTCCAACGCCGCTTTCAAATCGGCCAATTCCTCTGCTAGAGTGGTGTTCAGACTTTGTGCCTTCGCCAACTTGAGCTCGGTACCGCCCAGCTACACCTCTAGCTCTGCAGATTTGCTCTCTACTGATGCCCTAGCTTTCTCAGCCACAACAGCCTTCTTCTCCGCGATCTCAACAgccttcaccttttcttttgCCATAGCCTCGACAATGTCCTTAAGAGTTTTTTCCTACTCAGCATCCTCAGAAAGCTCTTTCATCCTCCCATCAATGATATGAGTTAGCTGTGCGTCTTGATAAAGCAAATAGTAAGGAGTACGAAAATAAAAGGAATCGTCAAAACGAATAGAAAACTAGGGGGCAAGAGATTACTGTAATAGTGTGCCATTGTAACCGTAGGCCTAGTGACTCGTCTGTTC contains:
- the LOC126728232 gene encoding uncharacterized protein LOC126728232 encodes the protein MGGDPSRRNQNLYYTYHRDKGHTTEQCPVLKDHLGQLVKAGYLKEFVTDSGNRGAGQGASLRGNPLPPLLGVIEVIHVAPKNLAVTGKGVLTVAPVEKYLDEQPLEKKMRFARGPFAFDDSNLEGTIKPHDDALVVTTRISGFLVKRVIID